One window from the genome of Treponema sp. OMZ 838 encodes:
- a CDS encoding cytochrome c oxidase assembly factor Coa1 family protein, which produces MVCTSIFSLFKNSEPYKYSLELIENNQDAMEYLGEEYKLPIIISGSMSMNGNGTGQASLSYKIKGKNGISRVYIDAEKENGIWKYNKVIFYKEKGKADSIDLLLNKE; this is translated from the coding sequence ATTGTATGCACCTCTATTTTTTCATTATTTAAAAACTCTGAGCCATATAAGTATTCATTAGAACTTATTGAAAATAATCAGGATGCTATGGAATATCTTGGAGAAGAATATAAACTTCCAATTATAATTAGTGGTTCTATGAGTATGAATGGAAATGGAACGGGACAAGCATCTCTTTCGTACAAAATAAAAGGGAAAAATGGTATTTCAAGAGTGTATATCGATGCTGAAAAGGAAAATGGAATTTGGAAATATAACAAAGTAATTTTTTATAAAGAGAAAGGAAAAGCAGATTCAATAGATTTACTTTTAAATAAAGAATAA
- a CDS encoding AbrB/MazE/SpoVT family DNA-binding domain-containing protein yields the protein MELAKVTSKGQITIPLTIRNLLGLKTGDKVYFEESRGKIYITNASQITLSNAQDQMQGEAGKVGFQTEDDVIAYIKELRKVR from the coding sequence ATGGAACTTGCAAAAGTAACCTCAAAAGGTCAGATTACCATTCCTCTTACAATAAGAAATTTGCTTGGATTAAAAACTGGGGATAAAGTCTATTTTGAAGAAAGTAGAGGAAAAATTTATATTACAAACGCCTCTCAAATAACTTTGTCAAATGCTCAAGATCAAATGCAAGGAGAAGCAGGAAAAGTAGGCTTTCAAACAGAAGATGATGTTATTGCTTATATTAAAGAATTAAGGAAAGTACGTTGA
- a CDS encoding putative toxin-antitoxin system toxin component, PIN family gives MRVFVDTNIIISAILFPSGKTARVFSYLLEKHTVIISSYTKEECEEVFKRKFPLKRELLDIFFDGISFEEFNSPNKIDGKQYPKIRDIKDLPVLASAILSDSDILITGDKDFEDVKIDKPLIFTPTEYFDMIEEII, from the coding sequence TTGAGAGTTTTCGTAGATACAAATATCATTATTTCTGCGATACTTTTCCCTAGTGGTAAAACTGCTCGAGTTTTTTCCTATTTACTTGAAAAACATACAGTGATAATTTCTTCATACACCAAGGAAGAATGTGAAGAAGTTTTTAAAAGAAAATTTCCATTAAAAAGAGAACTGTTGGATATTTTTTTTGATGGAATTAGTTTTGAGGAATTTAATAGTCCGAATAAAATTGATGGAAAGCAATATCCGAAAATTCGTGACATAAAAGATTTACCGGTTCTTGCATCTGCAATTTTATCTGATTCGGATATTTTGATTACTGGAGACAAGGATTTTGAAGATGTAAAAATTGATAAACCATTAATTTTTACACCGACAGAATACTTTGACATGATTGAAGAAATAATCTAA
- a CDS encoding type II toxin-antitoxin system prevent-host-death family antitoxin encodes MIAIKPVSDLRNYNEVLQDVADESPVFLTRNGRGCYAVISIRDYEKLTATKTLFSELQKGEESALQNGWLDTTQVRKMAGL; translated from the coding sequence ATGATTGCTATAAAACCTGTTTCGGATTTGCGTAATTATAATGAAGTTTTGCAGGATGTTGCTGATGAATCGCCGGTTTTTCTTACTAGAAATGGCAGGGGATGTTATGCGGTGATTTCTATAAGAGATTACGAAAAATTGACGGCTACGAAAACTCTTTTTTCTGAATTGCAGAAAGGCGAAGAATCTGCTTTGCAAAACGGATGGCTGGACACAACACAAGTCAGAAAAATGGCAGGACTTTAA
- a CDS encoding type II toxin-antitoxin system RelE/ParE family toxin, protein MFEIKIAPQAAADLLEIKNYIENELQNPIAAHNTISKIIETYENLMFSPNGGISVEKYVSFPTDYKFVLANNYSIFYRIEDEVIRIVRILYSKRDFVRVLFGEKTK, encoded by the coding sequence ATGTTTGAGATAAAAATTGCTCCGCAAGCGGCAGCAGACTTACTTGAAATTAAAAATTATATAGAAAATGAACTTCAAAATCCCATAGCAGCACATAATACTATTTCAAAAATTATAGAAACTTATGAAAATTTGATGTTCTCTCCAAATGGAGGGATTTCTGTGGAAAAATATGTTTCATTTCCTACCGATTATAAGTTTGTGCTTGCAAATAATTATTCAATATTTTATAGAATTGAAGACGAAGTTATAAGAATTGTAAGGATTTTGTATTCAAAAAGAGATTTTGTTCGTGTTTTGTTCGGTGAGAAGACCAAATAG
- the rpiB gene encoding ribose 5-phosphate isomerase B: protein MKIGFGSDHSGVALKHILMEHVRNKGYECVDYGAADSKVSVNYAEFGLKVAEAIKSHEVEKGIMVCGSGVGISLAANKVPGVRAAACSEPCTAKLAVEHSDINAIAMGVCIVGPEEAKMIVNAFLDARFEGGVYTERVDTLSAIERKYGK from the coding sequence ATGAAAATCGGATTTGGAAGCGATCATTCGGGAGTTGCATTAAAACATATTTTAATGGAGCACGTTCGCAATAAAGGATATGAATGCGTCGATTATGGTGCGGCGGATTCAAAGGTTTCGGTAAACTATGCCGAATTCGGCTTAAAGGTTGCAGAAGCGATTAAATCGCACGAAGTTGAAAAGGGCATTATGGTGTGCGGATCGGGTGTCGGCATTTCTCTCGCCGCAAACAAAGTTCCTGGAGTGAGGGCTGCGGCGTGCAGCGAACCGTGTACGGCAAAGCTCGCCGTTGAACACAGCGACATAAACGCAATCGCCATGGGCGTATGTATCGTCGGGCCCGAAGAAGCAAAAATGATTGTCAATGCCTTTCTTGATGCCCGCTTTGAAGGCGGCGTATACACGGAACGGGTCGACACTCTTTCCGCTATAGAAAGAAAATACGGCAAATAA
- a CDS encoding SGNH/GDSL hydrolase family protein produces MRLICIGDSLTFGNVGYSYIHFLNKKIHAVNKGKNGDTLKGAYDQLKKIIDKSRHRGGTFILGIGTNDILLPYLKSLSLFWFLTMNLRCKIKRCIDNDDNFEREYDRLLHLCSEKNKRVIVFGIPFINLKNFPHEKTVQRNAVIKRLAKKYNYSFIDIYKLQKETLLPDKRTYTWKHGFTFRLIDAVIMTLLPFCKDIFAKARGLNTSVDGVHFNSASAKILAAEIEKIALR; encoded by the coding sequence ATGAGACTCATCTGTATCGGCGACAGCTTAACATTCGGTAATGTCGGCTATTCGTATATCCATTTTTTAAACAAAAAAATTCATGCCGTAAACAAAGGAAAAAACGGCGACACGCTTAAGGGCGCTTACGACCAGCTCAAAAAAATAATCGATAAATCCCGACACAGGGGCGGTACATTCATCCTCGGAATCGGTACAAACGATATTCTGCTGCCGTATTTAAAATCCCTTTCTTTATTTTGGTTTTTGACAATGAATCTGCGCTGCAAAATAAAACGGTGCATAGACAATGACGATAACTTTGAACGCGAATATGACAGGCTTTTGCACTTATGCTCCGAAAAAAACAAACGCGTAATCGTTTTCGGAATACCGTTTATTAACTTAAAAAATTTTCCGCACGAAAAGACTGTACAAAGAAACGCCGTTATCAAACGATTGGCGAAAAAATATAATTATTCTTTTATCGATATATACAAACTGCAAAAAGAAACGCTTCTACCCGACAAGCGCACCTATACGTGGAAACACGGTTTTACGTTCAGGCTTATAGATGCCGTCATAATGACGCTGTTGCCGTTCTGTAAAGACATATTCGCAAAAGCACGAGGTTTGAACACAAGCGTAGACGGCGTTCATTTTAATTCGGCATCGGCAAAAATTTTGGCTGCGGAAATAGAAAAAATCGCATTGCGATAG
- a CDS encoding helix-turn-helix domain-containing protein, which produces MSIYDKCPFATTQRVLQGKWAIIILYHLSTGTKRFNELERLMPTTTRTVLTRQLRQLEKDKLIDRKVFAEVPPHVEYSLSKLGTQFRKVLDEIEIFGLNYIAELNKMHKGKSS; this is translated from the coding sequence ATGTCGATTTATGATAAGTGTCCCTTCGCTACTACTCAAAGAGTATTGCAAGGAAAATGGGCGATTATAATTTTATATCATCTGAGTACGGGTACAAAAAGGTTTAATGAACTCGAAAGATTAATGCCTACAACAACTCGAACGGTTTTAACAAGACAGCTCCGTCAGCTTGAAAAAGATAAACTAATCGACCGCAAAGTCTTTGCCGAAGTCCCGCCTCATGTTGAATACTCTTTGAGCAAATTGGGAACTCAGTTTCGAAAAGTATTAGACGAGATTGAGATTTTTGGTTTGAATTATATCGCCGAATTAAATAAAATGCATAAAGGAAAAAGCAGTTGA
- a CDS encoding nuclear transport factor 2 family protein has product MKHEVMKVFDAYRDALEKGDFAGAFATMSDTVVWHMGGESSLSGTIIGKQALGERLGEFAKRSGGTFKVITNWAASNECFVAASVVSVAERGADKLNDPGIDLFKIENGKIQEVWTFAEQQSAEDKFWDKV; this is encoded by the coding sequence ATGAAACATGAAGTAATGAAGGTCTTTGATGCTTATCGAGATGCACTGGAAAAGGGCGATTTTGCGGGAGCTTTTGCAACAATGTCCGATACTGTTGTATGGCACATGGGAGGCGAAAGTTCGCTTTCAGGCACGATTATAGGGAAACAAGCATTGGGTGAGCGTCTAGGAGAATTCGCAAAAAGAAGCGGTGGCACATTTAAAGTTATTACAAATTGGGCTGCGAGCAACGAGTGTTTTGTTGCTGCAAGTGTTGTTTCCGTAGCGGAGAGAGGAGCTGATAAGCTCAATGATCCGGGAATTGATCTATTCAAAATAGAAAATGGCAAGATACAAGAAGTATGGACTTTTGCTGAGCAACAATCGGCAGAAGATAAATTTTGGGATAAAGTATAG
- the xseB gene encoding exodeoxyribonuclease VII small subunit — protein MKKFEERLTHLEEISEKIKSADLPLEEALAAFEEGIKLAKTLEKDIDKIESKVQILMNQPVQSQDKPELELFSADDI, from the coding sequence TTGAAAAAATTTGAAGAACGGTTAACGCATCTTGAAGAAATCAGCGAAAAAATCAAGAGTGCCGATCTTCCGTTGGAAGAAGCTCTTGCGGCTTTTGAAGAAGGAATCAAGCTTGCTAAAACCTTGGAAAAAGACATTGATAAAATAGAAAGTAAGGTGCAGATATTGATGAATCAGCCGGTGCAATCGCAGGATAAACCTGAGCTGGAGCTATTTTCAGCTGATGACATATAG
- the mutL gene encoding DNA mismatch repair endonuclease MutL — MDTSSQSPEISQVSFHTDTAVDSTAVYKPIKALDAETARKIAAGEVIDRPAAVIRELLDNAIDAGASKVQVEISGGGIDRIRVTDNGCGMSREDLAICTDTHTTSKISTAEDLLSLHSLGFRGEALSSIKAVSDLEITSTRSGPAAWKLQLGKILPARLNAGTVVQVENLFENFPARKQFLKRAAAETALCRIIFLDKALPHYRTEMRFITDGELRFLLPPTESLRERCLAAFSFKEPEALFFEIEGSGEHFSFRIVLGSPDVVRSDKRAIMVFVNGRRITEFGLTQAIEYGSEGYFPNGGHPVAFLFLTVEPSRVDFNIHPAKKEARFQDYGAIHHAVSSAVGSFYRQHTVASLLKEKYDPSLTRPLDFQHGSPAGAYPQSSHSGTAAGQYGDGKSGNSAVGTAADEYDRYGKEYGNDTGVLPDGYNYEVSGTQAEYGSAQSGYGSAFRQIAATAAVPYSVGERIIPPPAATGTAAYLQPPPDLPPADFKLLGQVAGTFIAVEKNEALYLIDQHAAHERIIFEQLRHNIGGVQELLIPYRIITSSEEDDAFIKTHQELLCKAGFALSDEGAGVWQVTAVPARWTGTERDLIRDITGVRKNAGDILYQILASAACRAACKDHAILDPVTQQHIAAQAFELPEPICPHGRPIWIVLTREELFKRVKRT; from the coding sequence ATGGATACCTCGTCTCAATCACCTGAAATATCTCAAGTTTCTTTTCATACTGATACGGCTGTCGATTCCACCGCTGTGTACAAGCCGATAAAAGCGCTTGATGCGGAAACGGCACGGAAAATTGCGGCCGGCGAGGTTATTGATCGTCCTGCAGCCGTTATCCGCGAGCTTTTAGATAATGCAATCGATGCAGGCGCTTCAAAGGTGCAAGTGGAAATCTCAGGCGGCGGTATCGACCGCATTCGGGTGACGGATAACGGTTGCGGTATGAGCCGCGAAGACCTCGCAATCTGCACGGACACTCACACGACGAGTAAGATTTCTACAGCGGAAGATTTACTCTCCCTGCACAGTCTCGGTTTCCGCGGCGAAGCTCTTTCTTCTATTAAAGCGGTCAGCGATCTTGAAATTACCTCAACGAGGAGCGGACCCGCCGCATGGAAATTGCAGCTAGGGAAGATACTTCCGGCTCGTCTAAATGCCGGTACTGTGGTGCAGGTAGAAAACCTCTTTGAAAACTTTCCTGCCCGCAAGCAGTTTTTAAAGCGGGCGGCTGCCGAGACTGCGCTGTGTAGAATAATCTTTCTCGACAAAGCTCTGCCGCATTACCGTACCGAAATGCGCTTTATCACGGATGGCGAGCTTCGCTTTCTGCTTCCTCCTACAGAGTCGCTGCGGGAACGTTGCCTCGCCGCTTTTTCGTTTAAAGAACCCGAAGCGCTCTTTTTTGAAATTGAAGGAAGCGGTGAGCATTTCTCGTTCCGTATTGTGCTCGGCAGCCCGGATGTTGTCCGAAGCGATAAACGCGCTATCATGGTATTTGTCAACGGTAGAAGGATTACCGAGTTTGGACTTACGCAGGCAATCGAGTACGGCAGCGAAGGCTATTTCCCCAACGGCGGACATCCCGTTGCGTTTTTATTTTTAACGGTAGAGCCTTCCCGTGTGGACTTTAACATTCACCCCGCAAAAAAAGAAGCACGCTTTCAGGATTACGGCGCTATCCACCACGCCGTCAGCAGCGCCGTCGGCTCCTTTTACCGGCAGCATACCGTTGCAAGTCTCTTAAAAGAAAAGTATGACCCCAGCCTTACCCGCCCTCTGGATTTTCAGCACGGTTCCCCGGCAGGAGCATACCCACAGTCATCGCACTCCGGCACGGCAGCCGGTCAGTATGGAGACGGTAAAAGCGGTAACTCAGCCGTCGGTACAGCAGCCGATGAGTATGACCGATATGGAAAGGAGTACGGAAACGATACCGGTGTACTGCCTGACGGATACAACTACGAGGTGTCCGGCACTCAAGCGGAGTACGGTTCTGCACAAAGCGGATATGGCAGCGCATTCCGCCAAATAGCGGCGACAGCAGCAGTTCCTTATTCAGTAGGGGAACGCATTATTCCACCGCCTGCGGCTACGGGTACGGCAGCGTATCTACAGCCGCCGCCGGATCTTCCTCCGGCTGATTTTAAGCTGCTCGGACAGGTCGCCGGTACCTTTATCGCAGTAGAAAAAAACGAGGCGCTGTATTTAATTGACCAACATGCTGCCCACGAGCGGATTATCTTTGAGCAGCTGCGGCATAATATCGGCGGCGTACAGGAGCTGTTAATCCCCTACCGCATTATCACCTCATCGGAAGAAGACGATGCGTTTATCAAAACACATCAGGAGCTACTCTGTAAGGCGGGCTTTGCCCTCTCCGATGAAGGTGCAGGCGTATGGCAGGTAACCGCCGTACCGGCACGGTGGACAGGCACGGAGCGCGATCTTATCCGCGACATCACCGGCGTCCGTAAAAATGCCGGAGACATTCTCTATCAGATTTTAGCCTCAGCCGCCTGCCGTGCTGCCTGCAAGGATCATGCCATCCTCGACCCCGTAACCCAGCAGCACATTGCGGCGCAAGCCTTTGAACTTCCCGAACCCATCTGTCCGCACGGCCGCCCAATCTGGATTGTGCTTACCCGCGAAGAACTCTTTAAACGAGTTAAGCGAACGTAG
- a CDS encoding helicase HerA-like domain-containing protein, which produces MSEAIFLGRGETAVELLPMRANRHGLITGATGTGKTVTLKVIAEAFSDLGVPVFLPDVKGDLCGFAEKGESSVKLQERLSLLHISNFEFKSYPVRIWSILQETGHPIRTTISEMGPLLLSRLLDLNEVQTGVLNIAFRVADEDGLLLLDLKDLKAMLHYISENKQDLKLKYGNISDTSVGAIQRNLLTLENEGADNFFGEPALDINDFFKQTSEGRGYINILNAVKLYQKPMLYSTFLLWFLSELYENLPEIGDAEKPKIVFFFDEAHLLFDNGSKILLQKIEQIMRLIRSKGVAVFFVTQNPADIPEDILGQLGNKIQHALRAFTPKDAKAIRLAAETFRVNPAFDTAQVITQLKTGEALVSVLQQDGSPSITQRTMIVPPHSKMGVIDSAKITALVEESPLLYKYKDPVDRESAYEILTKQFSEQAEAATRQAEEKQLAKENAAKAKEEAALIRAENAKARAEAAKLRLEEAAKRKNQSTTDRLGRILVDSITRSVGREITRGVFGSVKKMLRS; this is translated from the coding sequence ATGAGCGAAGCAATTTTTTTAGGCCGCGGCGAAACTGCGGTTGAACTTTTACCGATGAGGGCGAATAGACACGGACTTATTACGGGGGCTACCGGTACCGGAAAGACCGTTACGCTCAAAGTAATTGCGGAAGCATTCAGCGATTTAGGCGTGCCGGTGTTTTTACCGGATGTGAAAGGCGACCTGTGCGGTTTTGCCGAAAAAGGCGAATCGAGCGTTAAACTGCAAGAGCGGCTCAGTCTCTTACATATTTCAAACTTTGAATTTAAAAGTTATCCCGTACGGATATGGAGTATCTTGCAAGAAACGGGACACCCCATACGCACTACGATTTCCGAAATGGGACCGCTGTTGCTTTCTCGCCTTTTAGACCTTAACGAAGTGCAAACCGGCGTATTGAATATCGCATTCCGTGTCGCGGATGAGGACGGGCTATTGCTTTTGGATTTAAAGGATCTGAAAGCGATGCTCCATTATATTAGTGAAAATAAGCAGGATTTAAAATTAAAATACGGTAATATCTCCGACACCTCGGTAGGAGCAATTCAGCGGAATCTTTTAACGCTCGAAAATGAAGGAGCGGATAATTTTTTCGGAGAACCGGCTTTAGACATCAATGATTTTTTTAAGCAAACATCCGAGGGACGCGGATATATCAATATATTAAATGCCGTCAAACTGTACCAAAAGCCCATGCTGTATTCAACCTTTTTGCTATGGTTCTTATCCGAGCTTTACGAAAACCTCCCGGAAATCGGCGATGCAGAAAAACCGAAAATCGTCTTTTTCTTTGATGAAGCTCACTTGTTGTTTGATAACGGTTCAAAGATATTGCTTCAAAAGATTGAACAAATTATGCGTTTAATCCGGTCGAAGGGCGTTGCGGTTTTTTTCGTTACTCAAAATCCCGCCGATATTCCCGAAGACATCCTTGGTCAGCTGGGAAATAAGATTCAACATGCGTTGAGGGCGTTTACCCCTAAGGACGCAAAAGCCATACGCCTTGCAGCCGAGACCTTCCGCGTCAATCCTGCGTTCGACACCGCTCAAGTTATCACGCAGCTTAAAACCGGCGAAGCCCTCGTTTCCGTTTTGCAGCAGGACGGCAGCCCTTCTATAACGCAGCGGACAATGATTGTTCCTCCTCACAGTAAAATGGGCGTAATCGACAGTGCTAAAATCACAGCGCTGGTCGAAGAGTCTCCTCTTTTATATAAATACAAGGATCCGGTCGATCGGGAATCCGCTTACGAGATTCTTACCAAACAGTTTAGCGAACAAGCCGAAGCCGCGACACGTCAAGCCGAAGAAAAGCAACTTGCAAAAGAAAACGCAGCAAAGGCAAAAGAAGAAGCGGCGCTTATACGAGCCGAAAACGCCAAAGCAAGGGCAGAAGCGGCAAAGTTAAGGCTGGAAGAAGCTGCAAAACGAAAAAATCAAAGCACCACAGACCGGTTGGGGAGAATTTTGGTTGATAGCATCACCCGCTCAGTCGGACGGGAAATTACCCGCGGTGTTTTCGGCTCCGTTAAAAAAATGCTCCGCAGTTGA
- a CDS encoding HD-GYP domain-containing protein: MNTLKLLELKTPVYFTEDVYIDKKFLLFTRESCFTDELKRLLSEWQFTLLYTKGTVTEANPQKKENEGEEKNDAAGTGQVLTEPKLSGELVEKTYQRFYAFADEVYGAYRNRQALNTESVIAKMKEFCTFVQENRQAVLILQSIMPYNVDNFLVTHSIRSAVFAIVVGMELKMQNHQLVELATTALLHEIGLIHISEDIYSRAAELSDEEKKYLHVHPVLSCKILKKAKFPLPVCLGTLDHHERENGTGYPQKLTGEKISLYGKILAVVCSYEAMTGERKYKKADDPATGLLNVLRREPSQYDEEVLKALLNALSFFPIGSFVYLSNNTVAQVIDNNSEDPRFPVVRVIDRSAKTAFSEAIRTAMDGIRIMRPARKEEWVAALSKGKKKA, from the coding sequence GTGAATACATTGAAACTTTTAGAGCTGAAAACCCCCGTATATTTTACGGAGGATGTGTACATTGATAAAAAGTTTTTGTTATTTACAAGAGAAAGTTGTTTTACGGATGAATTAAAAAGACTTCTTTCCGAATGGCAGTTTACGCTTCTCTATACAAAAGGAACCGTCACCGAAGCGAATCCTCAAAAAAAAGAAAATGAGGGCGAAGAAAAAAATGATGCGGCCGGCACAGGTCAAGTCCTAACCGAACCAAAACTTTCGGGCGAGTTAGTAGAAAAGACCTATCAAAGATTCTATGCCTTTGCTGACGAAGTGTATGGAGCCTATCGTAATAGGCAGGCGCTCAATACCGAAAGTGTCATTGCCAAAATGAAGGAATTCTGTACTTTTGTACAAGAAAACCGGCAGGCAGTACTTATTTTGCAATCGATTATGCCGTATAACGTAGATAATTTTCTTGTTACCCATTCGATTCGGTCGGCAGTTTTTGCTATCGTAGTCGGTATGGAACTTAAAATGCAAAATCATCAGCTGGTAGAATTGGCAACCACTGCTTTGCTGCATGAGATAGGCCTTATTCATATTTCCGAAGATATTTATTCCAGAGCAGCCGAACTGTCAGATGAGGAAAAAAAGTATCTCCATGTGCATCCGGTGCTTTCCTGTAAAATATTAAAGAAAGCCAAATTTCCGCTGCCGGTTTGTCTCGGTACGCTTGATCATCACGAGCGGGAAAACGGTACGGGATACCCTCAAAAGCTGACCGGTGAAAAAATTTCTCTTTACGGAAAGATTCTGGCGGTTGTCTGTTCTTATGAAGCGATGACCGGGGAGCGCAAGTATAAGAAAGCTGATGATCCTGCAACGGGGTTATTGAATGTTTTGCGCCGGGAACCTTCGCAATATGATGAAGAGGTACTCAAAGCGCTCTTGAATGCGCTGTCGTTTTTCCCGATCGGCAGCTTTGTGTATCTTTCAAATAATACCGTTGCACAAGTAATCGACAATAATTCGGAGGATCCTCGTTTTCCCGTTGTACGTGTTATTGATAGGTCTGCAAAAACGGCTTTTTCGGAAGCCATCCGTACTGCAATGGACGGTATCCGTATCATGCGTCCGGCACGTAAAGAGGAATGGGTTGCCGCTCTCAGCAAAGGAAAGAAGAAGGCGTAG